One stretch of Flavobacterium sp. 9 DNA includes these proteins:
- a CDS encoding ABC transporter ATP-binding protein, producing the protein MIQVNQLSKKYNGTTVLNISNLEIPKGQSFGLVGNNGAGKTTFFSLLLDLIQPSTGFIKNNDIQVNTNEKWKSFTGSFLDESFLIGYLTPEEYFYFIGDLHHQNKADIDALLAKYVEFFNGEILNNKKYLRDLSKGNQKKVGIIATLIGNPEVVILDEPFANLDPTTVSRLKKIIKELAENPNVTVLVSSHDLQHTVEVCDRIVALNKGEIVKDIQTSRETLQELELFFAV; encoded by the coding sequence ATGATACAAGTAAATCAACTTTCAAAAAAATATAACGGTACAACAGTTTTAAACATTAGTAATCTTGAAATTCCAAAAGGACAAAGTTTTGGATTGGTAGGAAATAACGGAGCAGGAAAAACGACTTTTTTCAGTTTGTTATTAGATTTGATTCAGCCTTCGACAGGATTTATTAAAAACAATGATATTCAAGTAAATACAAACGAAAAATGGAAATCTTTTACAGGATCTTTTTTAGATGAAAGTTTCCTGATTGGATATTTAACTCCAGAAGAATATTTTTATTTTATTGGAGATTTACACCATCAAAACAAAGCAGATATTGATGCTTTATTGGCAAAATATGTAGAGTTTTTTAATGGAGAAATTCTCAATAACAAAAAATACCTGAGAGATTTATCTAAGGGAAATCAGAAGAAGGTGGGGATAATTGCCACACTTATTGGTAATCCTGAAGTAGTTATTTTAGACGAGCCGTTTGCAAACTTAGATCCAACAACTGTTAGCAGATTAAAAAAAATTATCAAAGAATTGGCCGAAAATCCAAATGTTACAGTTCTGGTTTCCAGCCATGATTTGCAGCATACAGTAGAGGTTTGCGATCGAATTGTAGCATTAAATAAAGGAGAGATTGTAAAAGATATTCAAACTTCAAGAGAAACCTTACAAGAATTAGAATTGTTTTTTGCAGTATAA
- a CDS encoding tetratricopeptide repeat protein, protein MKKNTLKYSFVFVILLFLIACSTKKNTFLSRNSHALSTKYNILYNGGIGLEKGLKSVQGNNQDNFWKILPIEKMQIDENFSEGEKAKNADFEKAETKATKAIQKHSMNIGGREKNYQIDEAYLMLGKARYYDQRFIPALEAFNYILYKYPNSSNIYTAKIWREKTNMRLGNDAIVIKNINLLLKKTDLDKQTFSDANALLSEAFLNLEEKDSAVTKLKIAEKFTKINEDRARYRFILGQLYQEAGKKDSANYFYDGVIDMNRKADRKYMMHAYAKKAEMFDYQNGNQDLFIEMYNKLVSDRENRPYYDILFYEMGVFFDKYKVQDTALIFYNKSLGRKSKDPYLVASTYRNIGNMYFKNTDYTMAAKYYDSTLTKLDKKTREYAFIEKNRKNLDNVIKYEGIAKRDDSIIKVKGLSDPDRKIYFESYIAELKKKDDAKRILEEKEKEKLANIDRNTNTGNSPTAINPNSTGMPTDPGTPTLPGGNETASTFYFYNPTTVAYGKLQFKKMWGNRTLGGNWRLAGLRSANNAAMNDTINSKDAANALKDTIVIPKYTTDFYEKQLPTTQVAMDSINKERNFSYYQLGLIYKEKFKEYNLASDKLEQLLKNNPEEKLILPSMYNLYKIYQITNPARAERVKSDITSNYPNSRYAQILSNSNTDNLASADKEYQKWYKLFQEEQFDTVLDNIDNLINQYSGDEIVSKYELLKANTLGKVNGLAAYKKALEGVADNYPNTDEGKNAREILEKQIPGLEKMDFTAVDGKNWKIVYAVPKGDTKTVKQIEEAIKKFLSVENFERLTTSFDKYNKTESFVVIHGLKSEAYARDVSELLRDEKPYKISHPAIIISSGNYTVIQIKKNLEAYLAPKNP, encoded by the coding sequence TTGAAAAAGAATACTCTTAAATATAGTTTTGTATTCGTGATATTACTTTTTTTGATAGCTTGTTCTACCAAAAAGAATACTTTTTTATCTCGAAATTCTCATGCTTTAAGTACAAAATATAACATTTTGTATAACGGCGGCATTGGTCTTGAGAAAGGTTTGAAATCTGTTCAGGGTAATAATCAGGATAATTTCTGGAAGATATTGCCTATTGAAAAAATGCAAATTGACGAGAATTTTTCTGAAGGTGAAAAAGCTAAAAATGCTGATTTTGAAAAGGCTGAAACAAAAGCAACAAAAGCCATTCAGAAACATTCAATGAACATTGGCGGAAGAGAAAAAAATTATCAGATTGACGAAGCTTATTTAATGCTCGGAAAAGCCAGATACTACGATCAGCGGTTTATTCCGGCGCTAGAGGCATTCAATTATATCTTATATAAATATCCAAATAGCAGTAATATTTATACGGCAAAAATCTGGCGCGAAAAAACCAATATGCGTTTAGGAAATGATGCTATTGTGATAAAAAATATAAATCTGTTATTAAAAAAGACAGATTTAGATAAACAAACGTTTTCAGATGCTAATGCTTTATTGTCTGAAGCTTTTCTAAATCTGGAAGAAAAAGATAGTGCTGTAACGAAACTTAAAATTGCTGAAAAATTCACAAAAATAAATGAAGATAGAGCAAGATACCGTTTTATTCTAGGGCAATTGTATCAGGAAGCCGGAAAAAAAGATAGTGCAAATTATTTTTACGATGGCGTAATTGATATGAATCGAAAAGCAGATCGAAAATACATGATGCATGCGTATGCAAAAAAAGCAGAAATGTTTGATTATCAAAATGGGAATCAGGATCTGTTTATTGAGATGTATAATAAACTGGTTTCAGATCGTGAAAACCGACCTTATTATGATATTCTTTTTTATGAAATGGGTGTCTTTTTCGACAAATATAAAGTGCAGGATACAGCACTGATATTTTATAATAAATCACTGGGAAGAAAATCTAAAGACCCTTATTTAGTAGCTTCGACTTATAGAAATATAGGAAATATGTATTTTAAAAATACTGATTACACAATGGCTGCCAAGTATTATGATAGTACATTAACAAAATTAGATAAGAAAACAAGAGAATACGCATTTATCGAAAAAAACAGAAAAAATCTTGATAACGTTATTAAATACGAGGGAATTGCAAAACGTGATGATAGTATTATAAAAGTTAAAGGTTTGTCAGATCCTGACAGAAAAATTTACTTCGAAAGTTATATTGCAGAGCTTAAAAAGAAAGATGACGCAAAACGTATTTTAGAAGAGAAAGAAAAAGAGAAATTAGCCAATATTGATCGAAATACAAATACTGGTAATTCTCCAACAGCGATTAATCCAAACTCTACAGGAATGCCTACAGATCCTGGAACACCAACACTTCCGGGAGGAAACGAAACGGCAAGTACATTCTATTTTTACAATCCTACAACGGTTGCTTATGGAAAACTGCAATTCAAGAAAATGTGGGGAAATCGTACTTTAGGAGGAAACTGGAGATTAGCCGGATTAAGATCTGCGAATAATGCAGCAATGAACGACACAATAAATAGTAAAGATGCCGCAAATGCTCTAAAAGATACTATTGTAATACCGAAATATACAACTGATTTTTACGAAAAGCAGCTTCCAACAACACAAGTTGCGATGGATAGTATTAATAAGGAACGTAATTTTTCGTATTATCAATTGGGACTTATTTATAAAGAAAAGTTTAAAGAGTACAATTTGGCTAGCGATAAACTTGAACAATTATTGAAAAATAATCCAGAGGAAAAATTGATTTTGCCATCAATGTATAATTTGTATAAAATCTATCAAATTACAAATCCTGCACGAGCAGAAAGAGTAAAGTCTGATATTACTTCAAATTATCCAAACTCGAGATACGCCCAAATTTTAAGCAATAGTAATACAGATAATTTAGCATCAGCTGATAAGGAATATCAAAAATGGTACAAGTTATTTCAGGAAGAACAGTTTGATACCGTTCTGGATAATATAGACAATTTGATTAATCAATATTCCGGTGATGAAATTGTTTCTAAATATGAATTGCTAAAAGCAAATACTTTAGGAAAAGTAAATGGTCTGGCAGCATATAAAAAAGCATTAGAAGGAGTTGCGGATAATTATCCTAATACTGATGAAGGAAAAAATGCACGCGAAATTCTAGAAAAGCAAATTCCGGGTTTAGAAAAAATGGATTTTACTGCTGTTGATGGTAAAAATTGGAAAATTGTTTATGCAGTTCCGAAAGGCGATACAAAAACAGTAAAACAAATAGAAGAAGCAATCAAGAAATTTTTATCAGTTGAGAATTTTGAAAGACTTACAACTTCTTTCGATAAATACAATAAAACAGAAAGTTTTGTAGTTATTCATGGTTTAAAATCTGAAGCTTATGCAAGAGACGTTTCAGAACTTTTAAGAGATGAAAAGCCATATAAAATTTCGCATCCTGCAATTATTATTTCAAGTGGTAATTATACAGTAATTCAAATTAAAAAAAATCTAGAAGCTTATTTAGCTCCTAAAAATCCATAA
- a CDS encoding polymer-forming cytoskeletal protein, giving the protein MFDKVKKNGTELLGKTNRIVEGTSIIGDIVSKADFRLDGELIGNFTSQGKLVIGVSGSIKGEIVCNNADIEGEFQGKIKVLEVLNIKATARIHGEVAVGKLSIEPGADFTATCTMLTNTTKEVTLKDGKGAQEELK; this is encoded by the coding sequence ATGTTTGATAAAGTCAAAAAAAACGGAACTGAACTTCTGGGAAAAACAAATAGAATCGTAGAAGGAACTTCAATAATTGGTGATATCGTTTCAAAAGCTGATTTTAGATTAGACGGAGAATTGATTGGAAATTTTACTTCACAAGGCAAACTGGTTATTGGGGTATCCGGCAGTATCAAAGGAGAAATTGTTTGTAACAATGCTGATATTGAAGGTGAATTTCAAGGAAAAATAAAAGTTTTAGAAGTCCTTAATATAAAAGCAACAGCTCGTATTCACGGAGAAGTTGCAGTTGGAAAATTATCTATAGAACCTGGAGCTGATTTTACAGCAACTTGTACAATGTTAACAAATACCACTAAAGAAGTTACATTAAAAGATGGAAAAGGAGCCCAAGAAGAACTCAAATAA
- a CDS encoding AtpZ/AtpI family protein, with amino-acid sequence MEKEPKKNSNNKWLVFVNIPIQMGVIIFIFSYVGVKLDQKYSNGGSLWTIIFSLFSVFLALYNVLRQVKNLNK; translated from the coding sequence ATGGAAAAGGAGCCCAAGAAGAACTCAAATAATAAATGGTTAGTATTTGTTAATATTCCCATTCAAATGGGAGTTATTATTTTTATATTTTCCTATGTTGGAGTTAAGTTAGATCAGAAGTATTCAAACGGTGGTTCTTTGTGGACAATTATTTTTTCTTTATTTTCGGTTTTTTTAGCACTTTATAATGTTTTAAGACAAGTAAAAAATTTGAATAAATAA
- the atpB gene encoding F0F1 ATP synthase subunit A — MIISNKPVQYLLVSLLALTSSINFASTPVDTVSVKHETVESTEASHATSGHGESVGHEIEKEFNASELINSHIGDSHDFHIADWDGHPISFSLPVILWTNSGLEIFSSAKFHHDNTGEHVVDINGQKLVRYKEIIFYADKFEEMTADQRDNGAFAFDARPLDFSITKNVFSMLMSAIILFFLFFAVARSYKKNPNAPKGLAGFLEPLVTFVRDEIAVPNIGTKKAGKYMPYLLTIFFFIWINNLIGLIPFFPFSSNLTGNIYFTFVMAFITFIVTTLSGNKSYWGHIFNTPGVPVWLAPIMIPVEIIGMLTKPFALMIRLFANITAGHIIILSLVSLIFIFKSIAVGPVAGAFVLFMSVLEMLVAALQAYVFTLLSALFIGQAVEEHDHH, encoded by the coding sequence ATGATAATTTCAAATAAACCAGTCCAGTACTTATTAGTTAGCTTATTAGCACTTACTTCGTCGATTAATTTCGCCTCAACCCCTGTTGATACTGTTTCAGTAAAACATGAAACTGTTGAGTCAACAGAAGCAAGTCATGCGACAAGTGGTCATGGAGAATCTGTTGGTCACGAAATAGAAAAAGAATTCAATGCAAGCGAATTGATTAATTCTCACATTGGAGATTCTCACGATTTTCATATTGCTGATTGGGATGGTCATCCTATCTCTTTTAGCCTTCCAGTTATTTTATGGACAAATAGTGGATTGGAAATTTTTTCATCAGCAAAATTTCACCACGATAATACAGGTGAACATGTAGTTGATATTAACGGTCAAAAATTAGTTCGTTATAAAGAAATAATTTTTTATGCTGATAAATTTGAAGAAATGACAGCTGACCAAAGAGACAATGGAGCTTTTGCTTTTGATGCAAGACCTTTGGATTTCTCTATTACAAAAAATGTTTTTTCAATGTTGATGTCTGCAATCATTTTGTTTTTCTTATTTTTTGCTGTAGCAAGATCATATAAGAAAAACCCAAATGCACCAAAAGGATTAGCTGGATTTTTAGAGCCACTAGTTACTTTTGTTAGAGACGAAATCGCTGTTCCTAATATTGGTACAAAAAAGGCTGGAAAATATATGCCATACCTTTTAACTATATTTTTCTTTATTTGGATTAACAACCTTATTGGTTTAATTCCATTCTTCCCATTCAGTTCTAACTTAACAGGTAATATCTACTTTACATTTGTAATGGCTTTTATTACTTTCATCGTTACAACTTTAAGCGGAAACAAATCATACTGGGGACATATTTTCAATACACCGGGAGTTCCTGTGTGGTTGGCTCCAATTATGATTCCTGTAGAAATCATCGGGATGTTGACTAAACCATTTGCATTAATGATTCGTTTATTTGCAAATATTACGGCTGGTCACATTATCATTTTGAGTTTAGTTTCTTTAATCTTCATTTTCAAAAGTATTGCTGTAGGACCAGTTGCCGGAGCATTCGTATTGTTCATGAGTGTTTTAGAAATGTTAGTTGCTGCTTTGCAAGCGTATGTATTTACTTTGCTTTCAGCATTATTTATTGGTCAGGCTGTTGAAGAGCACGATCATCATTAA
- the atpE gene encoding ATP synthase F0 subunit C, which yields MVLAGIGAGLAVIGAGLGIGKIGGSAMDAIARQPEAAGKIQTAMIIAAALIEGVALFAVVVALIAK from the coding sequence ATGGTATTAGCTGGAATCGGAGCTGGATTAGCTGTAATTGGTGCAGGTCTTGGTATTGGAAAAATTGGTGGTTCTGCAATGGACGCTATCGCTCGTCAACCAGAAGCTGCTGGAAAAATCCAGACTGCTATGATTATTGCTGCTGCACTTATTGAAGGTGTTGCACTTTTCGCAGTAGTTGTTGCGTTAATCGCAAAATAA
- a CDS encoding F0F1 ATP synthase subunit B has translation MQLTSPESLIFWTTIIFIVFFILLAKFAWKPILGAVKSREESINNALASAEAARLEMQNLTADNERILKEARAERDAMLKEAREMKEQMIADSKNEAQEQGQKLIAQAKLAIENEKNAAMAELKSQVSTLSLSIAEKLLKDELSNKESQTKLVEKMLGDVKLN, from the coding sequence ATGCAATTAACTTCACCAGAAAGTTTAATTTTTTGGACAACAATTATCTTTATTGTTTTCTTCATTCTTTTGGCAAAATTTGCTTGGAAACCTATTTTAGGAGCTGTAAAAAGCCGTGAGGAATCTATTAACAATGCTTTAGCATCTGCAGAAGCAGCACGTTTAGAAATGCAAAATTTAACTGCAGACAATGAGCGTATCTTGAAAGAAGCTCGTGCAGAACGTGACGCAATGTTAAAAGAAGCTCGTGAAATGAAAGAGCAAATGATAGCTGATTCTAAAAATGAAGCACAAGAGCAAGGTCAAAAACTGATTGCTCAAGCTAAATTGGCAATAGAAAATGAAAAAAATGCAGCTATGGCTGAATTGAAATCTCAAGTTTCAACTTTATCATTAAGCATTGCTGAAAAATTATTGAAGGATGAATTATCTAACAAAGAATCTCAAACTAAATTAGTTGAGAAAATGTTAGGTGACGTAAAGTTAAACTAA
- the atpH gene encoding ATP synthase F1 subunit delta, with protein sequence MASTRAAIRYAQAILDLANSKGVAEAVSNDMKSIASTIGSNLELSTFIQSPTKVEVKESALLEVFANINGVTKGLFHLLFENKRFEILEAIAHEYNKLFDESNGVEVAKVTTAIPMDAALEAKVLAKIATLSDKKITIENIVDPSIIGGFILRIGDQQYNASVANRLQVLKRELSN encoded by the coding sequence ATGGCAAGTACAAGAGCAGCAATTCGTTATGCACAAGCAATTCTAGACTTAGCAAACTCTAAAGGTGTTGCCGAAGCTGTTAGTAACGATATGAAATCAATTGCTTCAACAATTGGTTCCAATTTAGAATTGAGTACCTTTATCCAAAGCCCAACTAAAGTTGAAGTTAAAGAAAGTGCTCTTTTAGAAGTTTTCGCAAATATAAATGGTGTGACTAAAGGGTTATTTCATTTATTATTCGAAAACAAAAGATTTGAAATTCTTGAGGCGATTGCTCATGAATACAATAAATTATTTGATGAAAGTAATGGTGTTGAAGTAGCGAAAGTTACAACTGCTATTCCAATGGATGCTGCATTAGAAGCTAAAGTTTTAGCTAAAATTGCAACGTTATCAGATAAAAAAATAACAATAGAAAATATAGTAGATCCGTCAATTATTGGAGGATTTATTTTAAGAATAGGTGATCAACAATACAATGCATCTGTTGCAAACAGATTGCAGGTATTAAAAAGAGAGTTAAGTAATTAG
- the atpA gene encoding F0F1 ATP synthase subunit alpha, with product MAEIKPAEISAILRKQVEGFESGATLEEVGTVLQVGDGIARIYGLSNVQYGELVEFENGLEAIVLNLEEDNVGVVLLGPSTGIKEGSTAKRTQRIASLKVGEQMVGRVVNTLGFPIDGKGPIGGDLYEMPLERKAPGVIFRQPVTEPLQTGIKAVDAMIPVGRGQRELVIGDRQTGKSTVCIDTILNQKEFYDAGKPVFCIYVAIGQKASTVAGIAKMLEEKGAMAYTVIVAANASDPAPMQVYAPFAGAAIGEYFRDSGRPALIVYDDLSKQAVAYREVSLLLRRPPGREAYPGDVFYLHSRLLERACKVIADNGIAKNMNDLPDSIKSIVKGGGSLTALPIIETQAGDVSAYIPTNVISITDGQIFLDGDLFNSGVRPAINVGISVSRVGGNAQIKSMKKVSGTLKLDQAQFRELEAFAKFGSDLDSVTLNVIEKGKRNVEILKQGLNDPYPVENQVAIIYAGSKNLLKSVPVNKVKEFEADFLAYLNSKHKDTLNALKAGKLDDNITDVIEKAAKEISAKYI from the coding sequence ATGGCGGAAATCAAACCTGCTGAAATTTCAGCAATATTAAGAAAGCAAGTAGAAGGTTTTGAATCTGGTGCTACGCTAGAGGAAGTAGGAACGGTACTTCAAGTTGGAGACGGTATTGCTCGTATTTACGGGCTATCTAATGTACAATACGGTGAGTTAGTTGAATTTGAAAACGGACTTGAAGCTATTGTATTGAACCTTGAAGAAGACAATGTTGGTGTGGTACTTTTAGGACCATCAACAGGAATCAAAGAAGGATCAACAGCAAAAAGAACACAACGTATTGCTTCTCTTAAAGTAGGTGAGCAAATGGTTGGACGTGTTGTTAACACTCTTGGTTTTCCAATTGATGGAAAAGGACCAATTGGTGGAGACTTATACGAGATGCCTTTAGAAAGAAAAGCTCCTGGAGTTATCTTCCGTCAGCCAGTTACTGAGCCATTACAAACAGGTATTAAAGCGGTAGATGCTATGATCCCGGTTGGTCGTGGACAACGTGAGCTTGTAATTGGTGACCGTCAAACAGGTAAATCAACTGTTTGTATCGATACAATCTTAAATCAAAAAGAATTTTACGATGCAGGAAAACCTGTATTCTGTATATATGTTGCAATTGGGCAAAAAGCTTCAACTGTAGCAGGAATTGCTAAAATGTTAGAAGAAAAAGGTGCAATGGCTTATACAGTTATTGTTGCAGCTAATGCTTCTGATCCAGCTCCAATGCAAGTTTATGCTCCTTTCGCAGGTGCTGCAATTGGTGAGTATTTTAGAGATTCAGGTCGTCCGGCTTTAATTGTTTATGATGATTTATCTAAACAAGCTGTTGCTTACCGTGAGGTTTCTCTTTTATTAAGAAGACCACCGGGACGTGAGGCATATCCTGGAGACGTTTTCTACTTACACTCTCGTTTATTAGAGCGTGCTTGTAAAGTAATTGCAGATAATGGAATTGCTAAAAACATGAACGATTTACCAGATTCTATTAAGTCTATCGTAAAAGGTGGTGGTTCATTAACTGCTTTACCAATTATCGAAACTCAGGCTGGTGACGTTTCTGCATATATCCCAACAAACGTAATCTCGATTACAGATGGTCAGATTTTCCTTGATGGAGATTTGTTCAACTCTGGAGTTCGTCCTGCGATCAACGTAGGTATCTCTGTATCTCGTGTTGGAGGTAATGCTCAGATTAAATCTATGAAAAAAGTTTCTGGAACTTTAAAATTAGACCAAGCTCAATTCCGTGAATTAGAAGCTTTCGCTAAATTTGGTTCTGACTTAGATTCTGTTACTTTAAACGTAATTGAAAAAGGAAAAAGAAACGTTGAAATCTTGAAACAAGGTTTGAACGATCCTTATCCAGTAGAAAATCAAGTAGCTATTATTTATGCAGGTTCTAAAAACTTATTGAAAAGTGTTCCTGTAAATAAAGTAAAAGAATTTGAAGCTGATTTCTTAGCTTACTTAAACAGCAAACATAAAGATACGCTTAACGCGTTGAAAGCTGGTAAGTTAGATGACAACATTACTGATGTTATCGAAAAAGCAGCAAAAGAAATTTCAGCAAAATATATCTAA
- the atpG gene encoding ATP synthase F1 subunit gamma, giving the protein MANLKEIRNRITSVSSTMQITSAMKMVSAAKLKKAQDAITAMRPYAEKLTELLQNLSATLDGEVGGDYTTQREVKKVLLVAITSNRGLCGAFNANIIKEVKNRAAFYAGKQVDVFPIGKKGNDVLSKSFKAHGHHNAIFDHLTFDNVAGIADNLTEKFLSGEYDRIELIYNQFKNAATQIVQTEQFLPLAPIKSDAPVSGGDYIFEPSKEEIVLTLIPKSLKTQLYKGIRDSFASEHGARMTAMHKATDNATELRNQLKLTYNKARQAAITNEILEIVGGAEALNG; this is encoded by the coding sequence ATGGCAAATTTAAAGGAAATCCGTAATAGAATTACTTCCGTTTCATCGACGATGCAAATTACATCGGCAATGAAAATGGTTTCTGCAGCAAAGCTTAAGAAAGCACAAGATGCAATCACTGCGATGCGCCCTTATGCCGAGAAATTAACGGAATTGTTGCAAAATCTTTCTGCTACACTTGATGGTGAAGTTGGAGGTGATTATACAACACAACGTGAAGTAAAAAAAGTATTGCTTGTTGCTATAACTTCAAACAGAGGTTTATGTGGAGCATTTAATGCAAATATTATTAAAGAAGTTAAAAATCGTGCTGCTTTTTATGCTGGAAAACAAGTAGATGTTTTTCCTATTGGTAAAAAAGGAAATGATGTACTAAGTAAATCTTTTAAAGCACACGGTCACCATAATGCAATTTTCGATCATTTGACTTTTGATAATGTCGCTGGAATTGCTGATAATTTGACTGAGAAATTTTTATCAGGAGAATATGACAGAATCGAATTGATCTACAATCAGTTTAAAAATGCTGCGACACAAATCGTTCAAACAGAACAATTTTTACCGTTAGCACCAATTAAATCTGATGCACCGGTTTCTGGTGGAGATTATATTTTCGAACCTTCAAAAGAAGAAATTGTGTTGACTTTGATTCCAAAATCATTGAAAACTCAATTATACAAAGGTATTCGTGATTCATTTGCTTCAGAACATGGAGCGCGTATGACAGCAATGCACAAAGCAACTGACAACGCAACTGAATTAAGAAACCAATTAAAATTGACTTACAATAAAGCACGTCAGGCGGCTATTACAAACGAGATTCTTGAAATCGTTGGTGGAGCAGAAGCTTTGAACGGATAA